The Fortiea contorta PCC 7126 genome has a segment encoding these proteins:
- the hpsA gene encoding hormogonium polysaccharide biosynthesis protein HpsA, giving the protein MIKRKRTRGFTRTLLKIFQTLKRFFIRNIQWLLRSLPRTSRRHKESGFVLPTTVMLLLIVTLVVTALLFRTFSRTTQAISERQQQVIYNTATPAIDRAKAKIEYLFRQDTRLPAGVPSDSTIQNIFQAPASGDDVYKLPDETRLDFKDTNNNPGIGWYFRQNNKTIAYSIIFKKQVRNTTGSGNAASVTDSASNKAPYLVVRNGPVNTSNSGGICDTTIQLASDERDWEPITSATLAKTFQVTAFAVENANKANRTITTLELQQDRQADKGNKWGAYFRYDLELFHGSSTNFRWNGAMHSDANMFLAPYGSFRAYLISSPASCVNTSANDSKITVSKYSDTSGNVTFEGQIAAGRLAQEPNEIYGGNSTIDLYNGSLAPTGSPSLTKDNDSVTPDNANESTILPAHIAVEPVALMTQDVFKSRGSDTTNTSYRTTDWKSSNFVQRKRIYNEEAIPPYLDDTYRADNRYGPNPTYDGKPFANSQIKIPSASKAGDVIPSTDTNYSALTRNDPPTNNPEAVGLDGYWERRAVKGGLRVVVGQRLLLGNPLAVPTNAELPSSRKHEFLQRRTQRDNLSAVQATAVYHYKSGSGTTPVACMATTVHPGTAETLKRSATFETIKFRNSADTELTRTISDFFTGRGTNGWEFSYPGASTALENARKNLADFAGDPDGAFPAKQEASTSTIMHPYPELARYGDFSNLRRALSGTSIADEAYKDTANCLLGMLAYNINYLNDYDYGKNWHLTNTSALLDDLNAALLTAASSVAVNQPEQAIAALEASSVDNKVELVKLAKLIAAKEQVDRDRRNNVSYTCTKTKFNALATALDKLCPAGAKYEALYYIFPTADHAEARTDTYITGTSVNPTSLTTRYKAITIADIAATTTPNTGTWSVPRSDVTATVGTASNLPNNNTTNLNNLVRYIDAAGTTTYYQVAFKDAALFNGREMMNVRVLDVDLNLLRTNSLSGDTWLPINDNTATDTNAPPPNGLVYAFREDAVREDAIARPVPTTTPTTAIEGMNATPGSLRDPVVSSNGISVKPVDYFPDPDRRPFGFRLKNGSRLDRGTNSAGMTFVSDNTVYIQGDFNLHSTDGTNSASTLLEEFKNADTTSATPDNQGKLKDDWSNFYTRNRKDDRFAKPATDTWRPTEVLGDAVTIVSSNFCDGSIEDGIIYPNVTPPTDLPTRYGCDSTTSGPQYTSYLNQNRPSAKLTDFLTTRKGLNDSAWARENPADSASPVRISATGKPWYLNTSSTETQYEEMNHPLPSSPPSPKTYLRFSETDPNCTVVATRKCVGVASATRVNTILVQNIIPSRGQQSYGGFHNFPRMIENWNGKDLHIGGAFIQLRFSTQATGLFDQDAWEVGTSTTTASQERYFNPPNRRWGYDVALQFQTAGPVARRFKTPGTTRSEVYRELPLDDPYIQKLRCAKDSDGNQIDSIASCT; this is encoded by the coding sequence ATGATTAAGCGTAAACGCACCAGGGGATTTACCCGTACCTTACTAAAAATTTTTCAAACTCTCAAAAGATTTTTCATCCGCAATATTCAATGGCTCTTGCGTAGCCTACCTAGAACATCTCGAAGACATAAAGAAAGTGGATTTGTGCTACCAACAACTGTCATGCTTTTATTGATAGTAACCTTGGTAGTAACAGCTTTACTTTTTCGCACTTTCAGTCGGACAACGCAAGCAATTAGCGAACGCCAACAGCAAGTAATTTATAACACGGCGACACCAGCAATTGACCGTGCTAAAGCTAAGATAGAGTACCTATTTAGGCAAGATACTCGTTTACCTGCTGGTGTACCTTCAGATAGCACCATACAAAACATCTTTCAAGCGCCTGCTAGCGGTGATGACGTTTATAAATTACCTGATGAAACACGCCTAGATTTTAAAGACACTAACAATAACCCTGGCATTGGCTGGTATTTTAGACAAAATAATAAAACAATAGCCTACTCAATTATCTTTAAAAAACAAGTAAGAAATACCACTGGTAGTGGTAATGCGGCTTCCGTCACAGATAGTGCTAGTAATAAAGCACCTTATTTAGTTGTTCGCAACGGGCCTGTAAATACTAGTAATTCGGGAGGAATATGTGATACCACAATTCAATTAGCATCGGATGAAAGAGATTGGGAACCAATTACTTCTGCTACTTTAGCTAAAACTTTTCAAGTGACTGCTTTTGCTGTTGAGAACGCCAACAAAGCAAATCGAACAATCACGACACTAGAGTTACAACAAGATAGACAAGCGGATAAAGGTAATAAATGGGGAGCTTATTTCCGCTACGATTTAGAACTATTTCATGGCTCCTCTACTAACTTCCGTTGGAATGGGGCAATGCACAGCGATGCTAATATGTTCTTAGCGCCATACGGTAGTTTTAGAGCCTACTTGATTAGTTCACCTGCATCTTGTGTGAATACGTCTGCCAACGACTCGAAAATCACAGTCAGTAAGTATTCAGATACGTCAGGAAATGTTACCTTTGAAGGGCAAATCGCCGCCGGTAGATTAGCTCAAGAACCGAATGAAATATACGGTGGTAATTCAACAATTGATTTGTACAACGGCAGTTTAGCACCTACTGGCTCCCCTTCTTTAACAAAAGATAACGACTCTGTTACTCCTGATAATGCTAACGAAAGTACTATCTTGCCAGCACATATTGCAGTTGAACCAGTGGCTCTGATGACACAAGATGTATTTAAATCACGAGGTTCAGATACAACAAATACAAGCTACAGAACCACAGACTGGAAATCTAGCAACTTCGTGCAAAGAAAGAGAATTTATAATGAGGAGGCGATTCCTCCTTATCTAGATGATACTTATCGGGCTGACAATCGCTATGGCCCAAACCCCACCTATGATGGCAAGCCGTTCGCCAATAGTCAAATCAAAATCCCCTCTGCTAGCAAAGCTGGCGATGTCATTCCCTCCACAGACACCAATTACAGCGCCCTCACCAGAAATGATCCTCCTACTAATAATCCCGAAGCAGTTGGTTTAGATGGTTACTGGGAAAGACGAGCAGTTAAAGGAGGTTTGCGAGTTGTTGTGGGACAAAGGCTGCTACTGGGGAATCCATTAGCTGTGCCTACAAACGCCGAACTTCCTTCTAGTAGAAAACATGAGTTTCTGCAGCGCCGCACTCAAAGGGATAATCTATCTGCTGTCCAAGCTACGGCTGTCTATCACTACAAAAGCGGGAGCGGAACCACACCCGTTGCTTGTATGGCCACAACAGTTCATCCAGGAACTGCGGAAACACTCAAGCGCAGTGCTACCTTTGAAACAATCAAGTTCCGAAATTCTGCTGATACTGAACTAACACGGACTATTAGCGACTTTTTCACAGGTAGAGGTACAAATGGTTGGGAATTTAGCTATCCTGGTGCGAGTACTGCTTTAGAAAATGCCAGAAAGAATTTGGCAGATTTCGCGGGAGATCCAGATGGGGCTTTTCCAGCTAAACAAGAAGCATCGACATCAACCATCATGCACCCCTATCCCGAACTAGCTAGATATGGGGACTTTTCTAATCTGCGTCGGGCGCTGTCAGGTACGAGTATTGCAGATGAAGCCTATAAAGATACGGCTAATTGTCTATTGGGGATGTTGGCTTACAACATTAATTATTTGAATGATTACGATTATGGCAAAAACTGGCATCTAACAAATACTTCAGCGCTTTTGGATGATTTAAATGCAGCTTTATTAACTGCTGCAAGTTCCGTTGCTGTCAATCAACCAGAACAAGCGATCGCTGCTTTAGAAGCTTCTTCAGTAGATAATAAAGTTGAATTAGTTAAACTCGCTAAGCTAATTGCTGCCAAAGAGCAAGTAGACCGCGATCGCCGAAATAACGTCAGTTACACTTGCACCAAAACCAAGTTTAATGCACTTGCCACTGCTTTGGATAAATTGTGTCCGGCTGGTGCGAAATATGAAGCTTTGTACTACATTTTTCCCACCGCAGACCATGCTGAAGCCCGTACTGACACATATATCACCGGCACATCGGTCAACCCAACTTCTCTAACAACCCGCTACAAAGCTATTACTATTGCAGACATAGCCGCTACCACTACCCCAAATACAGGAACTTGGAGTGTACCCAGAAGTGATGTTACTGCCACTGTTGGTACTGCTAGTAACCTACCTAATAACAACACAACAAATTTAAACAACTTGGTTAGATATATTGATGCAGCAGGTACTACAACATACTATCAAGTTGCTTTTAAAGATGCCGCCTTATTCAATGGTCGGGAAATGATGAATGTGCGGGTGTTGGACGTTGACCTGAACCTGCTGCGGACAAATAGCCTCAGTGGTGATACATGGCTACCGATTAACGATAACACTGCTACCGATACTAATGCGCCTCCTCCCAACGGTCTAGTATACGCCTTCCGCGAAGATGCAGTTAGAGAAGATGCGATCGCCAGACCTGTCCCGACAACAACTCCTACCACGGCTATAGAAGGCATGAATGCTACTCCGGGGAGTCTCAGAGACCCCGTTGTCTCTAGTAACGGTATCAGCGTCAAACCTGTAGATTATTTTCCTGACCCAGACCGCCGTCCTTTTGGCTTTCGTTTGAAAAACGGCTCTAGATTAGATCGTGGTACAAACAGTGCAGGCATGACATTTGTATCAGATAATACTGTGTATATTCAAGGAGACTTTAATTTACACAGCACTGATGGTACTAACTCTGCCAGCACATTATTAGAAGAGTTCAAAAATGCCGATACCACCAGTGCTACCCCTGATAACCAAGGTAAACTCAAGGACGACTGGAGCAACTTTTATACACGAAATCGCAAGGATGACAGGTTTGCAAAACCAGCAACAGATACTTGGCGCCCCACAGAGGTGCTCGGTGATGCTGTCACTATCGTGTCAAGTAATTTTTGCGACGGTAGCATAGAAGACGGCATTATTTACCCCAACGTCACTCCCCCGACCGATTTACCTACTAGGTATGGTTGCGATTCGACTACCAGCGGCCCGCAATACACTTCCTATCTCAACCAAAACCGTCCCAGTGCAAAACTGACTGACTTTCTAACCACAAGAAAAGGTTTAAATGATAGTGCTTGGGCGCGGGAAAATCCCGCCGATAGCGCCTCTCCCGTCAGAATATCTGCAACCGGCAAACCTTGGTATCTGAACACTAGCAGCACTGAAACACAATATGAGGAGATGAATCACCCCCTCCCATCGAGTCCTCCATCGCCCAAAACGTACCTGAGATTCAGTGAAACTGATCCAAATTGCACCGTGGTTGCTACTAGAAAATGTGTCGGTGTGGCTTCCGCAACGAGAGTGAACACAATCCTGGTTCAAAACATTATTCCCTCTCGAGGTCAACAATCCTATGGCGGTTTTCACAACTTCCCACGGATGATTGAAAACTGGAATGGTAAGGACTTACATATCGGTGGAGCTTTTATACAGTTGAGGTTTAGCACTCAAGCCACAGGTCTTTTCGACCAAGATGCTTGGGAAGTTGGTACTAGCACTACTACTGCTAGCCAGGAGCGATATTTCAACCCACCCAATCGTCGCTGGGGTTATGATGTCGCGCTCCAATTCCAAACAGCAGGCCCTGTCGCCCGACGCTTCAAAACCCCAGGGACTACCCGCAGTGAGGTTTATCGTGAATTACCTTTAGATGATCCATACATTCAGAAGCTGCGCTGTGCAAAAGACTCAGATGGAAACCAGATTGATTCCATCGCTAGTTGTACTTAA
- a CDS encoding type ISP restriction/modification enzyme, with amino-acid sequence MSKLLVRQYHAEVEKIIQFGGSRKETSIRVAFQNLVNEYCKPREFRLIPELDYKTPSGKLVYPDGTVKDALRLDWGYWESKDEDDNLDQEIEKKLAKGYPDSNILFEDSQTAVLIQGGRENLRISMKDAESLDGIITTFINYIRPEVKDFRRAIEIFKADLPTILITLRDLIDSQADRNIAFHNAREKFWQICKESINPEITLLDIREMIIQHILTEDIFINIFNESQFHRENNIARELQRVIDTFFTGSVKRNTLGSIESYYGVIKRTAASIHNHQEKQRFLKSLYENFYKAYNPKAADRLGIVYTPNEVVRFMIESVDYLVHQHFGKLLSDKNVEILDPATGTGTFITELIDYLPKDSLEYKYQQEIHCNEVAILPYYIANLNIEYTYKQKMGVYDEFAHICFVDSLEHTSFEGKQLDLFAMSVENTERIKRQNETDISVIIGNPPYNARQENFNDKNANRVYPEVDKRIKETYIKHGTAQNQIVLYDMYVRFMRWASDRLSQNGIVALITNSSFIDSRTFDGFRKVVSEEFSDIYIIDLGGNIRRGDKSGSVFGVKVGTAISFLVKKRKVWAEASSDQNFPRERNNSKVKSKIFYSNIAEDSAEAKLNFLAKTPFQQMSFAHIQPDDRNNWINLSDNDFEHLIPVITKDVKAGIGEQAIFKLFSRGVATQRDEWVYDFSKSQLENRMKFFVDVYERRRRTSEELGFDIKWDMDLNKYLERGINKKFDAGSIVESIYRPFTKKYLYFDKHFNGRTYQLPSIFPNPDTENQIIGFMGQSEDKPFTVISANSVVDLNAVSPASGGTQCLPLYRYDKEGNRIDNITDWGLSQFQNHYQDATITKLDIFHYTYAVLHNPTYRSKYEVNLKRGFPRLPFYADFHQWVSWGEKLMNLHINYETVTPYNLTRVDLPWEPDKNKTPKAKLKADKNQATLIIDDVTTLKNVPQTAWKYHLGNRCALEWILDQYKEKTPKDPTIAAKFSTYRFADYKEQVIDLLCRVCTVSVETIEIIQQME; translated from the coding sequence ATGTCCAAACTTCTGGTTAGACAATATCACGCAGAAGTAGAAAAAATCATTCAATTTGGTGGTTCACGGAAGGAAACATCAATTCGTGTTGCTTTTCAAAATTTGGTTAATGAATATTGCAAACCTAGAGAATTTAGGTTGATTCCTGAACTAGATTATAAAACCCCCAGCGGTAAACTTGTTTATCCCGATGGGACGGTTAAAGATGCTTTGCGTTTGGATTGGGGTTATTGGGAAAGCAAAGACGAAGATGATAATCTTGACCAAGAAATTGAAAAAAAACTGGCGAAAGGCTACCCAGATAGTAATATTCTCTTTGAAGATTCCCAAACAGCAGTTTTAATTCAAGGTGGGCGAGAAAATCTCCGCATCTCCATGAAAGATGCTGAGTCTTTGGATGGAATCATCACCACTTTTATTAACTATATTCGCCCAGAAGTAAAAGATTTTCGCCGGGCGATTGAAATCTTTAAAGCTGACTTACCGACGATTTTAATTACTCTGCGAGACTTGATTGATAGTCAAGCAGATAGAAATATAGCTTTTCACAACGCTAGAGAAAAATTTTGGCAAATCTGCAAAGAATCGATTAATCCAGAAATCACTTTGTTGGATATTCGGGAAATGATAATTCAGCATATTTTGACCGAAGATATTTTTATCAATATATTTAATGAATCCCAGTTTCACAGAGAAAATAATATTGCGCGAGAATTACAACGGGTAATTGATACCTTTTTCACAGGTAGCGTCAAAAGAAATACTTTAGGTAGTATTGAGAGTTATTATGGTGTAATTAAAAGAACGGCTGCGAGTATTCACAATCACCAGGAAAAGCAGCGCTTTTTGAAGTCTCTGTATGAGAATTTTTATAAAGCGTATAATCCCAAAGCTGCTGATAGATTAGGAATTGTCTATACTCCCAACGAAGTTGTGCGCTTCATGATTGAAAGTGTCGATTATTTAGTGCATCAACATTTTGGAAAGTTGCTATCTGATAAAAATGTCGAAATTTTAGATCCAGCTACGGGAACAGGGACGTTTATCACAGAATTGATAGATTATTTACCGAAAGATAGTTTGGAATATAAATATCAGCAAGAAATTCACTGTAATGAAGTGGCGATTTTGCCTTATTACATTGCAAATTTGAATATTGAATACACCTATAAACAAAAAATGGGTGTGTATGATGAATTTGCACATATTTGTTTTGTCGATTCTTTAGAACATACATCTTTTGAGGGTAAGCAATTAGATTTATTCGCTATGTCGGTTGAAAATACAGAAAGAATCAAGCGACAAAATGAAACTGATATTTCGGTGATTATTGGGAATCCACCTTATAACGCCAGACAAGAAAATTTTAACGATAAAAATGCTAATCGGGTTTATCCAGAGGTCGATAAACGCATCAAAGAAACTTACATTAAACACGGGACAGCACAAAATCAGATTGTACTTTATGATATGTATGTGCGGTTTATGCGCTGGGCGTCTGATAGGCTGAGTCAAAATGGAATTGTGGCGTTAATTACTAATTCCTCGTTTATTGACAGCAGGACTTTTGACGGATTTAGGAAAGTTGTTTCCGAAGAGTTTAGCGATATCTATATTATTGATTTGGGTGGAAATATCCGCAGAGGAGATAAATCGGGGAGTGTTTTTGGTGTCAAGGTTGGTACAGCTATCAGTTTCCTGGTAAAAAAGCGGAAAGTCTGGGCGGAGGCTTCCTCGGATCAGAACTTTCCAAGAGAGCGGAATAATTCTAAAGTTAAGAGCAAAATTTTCTATTCAAATATTGCAGAAGACTCTGCAGAAGCCAAGCTAAATTTTTTGGCAAAAACACCATTTCAGCAAATGTCATTCGCACATATTCAGCCTGATGACAGAAACAATTGGATTAATTTATCAGATAATGATTTTGAGCATCTGATTCCAGTTATTACTAAGGATGTCAAAGCTGGAATAGGAGAACAAGCGATATTTAAATTATTTTCTAGAGGGGTAGCAACCCAACGCGATGAATGGGTATATGACTTCTCGAAATCTCAACTAGAGAACCGGATGAAGTTTTTTGTAGATGTGTATGAACGGAGACGGAGAACATCAGAAGAATTAGGGTTTGATATTAAATGGGATATGGATTTAAATAAATACTTGGAGCGAGGTATCAATAAAAAGTTTGATGCTGGCTCGATAGTTGAGAGTATTTATCGACCATTTACCAAGAAATATCTTTATTTTGATAAGCATTTTAATGGAAGAACTTATCAATTACCATCTATTTTTCCTAATCCTGATACTGAAAATCAGATTATTGGTTTTATGGGGCAATCTGAGGATAAACCTTTTACTGTAATTTCAGCTAATTCCGTTGTTGATCTTAACGCAGTTAGTCCCGCTAGTGGTGGTACTCAATGTCTCCCCCTCTACCGCTACGACAAAGAAGGAAACCGCATAGATAACATCACCGACTGGGGATTATCGCAGTTCCAAAACCATTATCAAGACGCAACAATTACCAAACTAGATATCTTTCACTATACTTACGCCGTCTTACACAATCCCACCTACCGCAGCAAATATGAAGTGAACTTGAAACGAGGATTTCCCCGTTTACCTTTCTACGCAGACTTTCACCAATGGGTTAGCTGGGGTGAAAAATTAATGAATTTACACATTAATTATGAAACAGTTACACCCTATAATTTAACTAGGGTTGATTTGCCCTGGGAGCCAGATAAAAACAAGACTCCCAAAGCAAAACTCAAAGCCGACAAAAATCAGGCAACACTAATCATAGACGATGTAACTACTCTCAAAAATGTTCCCCAAACTGCTTGGAAATATCACCTAGGAAATCGCTGCGCTCTAGAGTGGATTTTAGACCAATATAAAGAAAAAACGCCCAAAGATCCAACAATTGCAGCTAAATTCTCCACCTATCGCTTTGCAGATTATAAAGAACAAGTGATAGATTTGCTCTGCAGAGTTTGCACTGTTAGTGTGGAAACAATAGAAATTATTCAACAGATGGAATAG
- a CDS encoding GspH/FimT family pseudopilin — MAIKLIDFLLRVHLQNLVKTKNILKNSSSSGFTLLEILVIVILLGILSAIAIPNWLAFVDIQRLNTAQDKIYVAMRQAQTQAIKEKLNWQVSFREQNNTLQWSVHRATVNASSSDWNNLDSNIRLDSETTLRLSNGISKVQFNYKGHPQELRRITLYSTYGGKTKRCVYISTLIGAIRRGREQTRPKDGDYCY, encoded by the coding sequence ATGGCAATAAAATTAATAGATTTTTTATTACGTGTGCATTTACAAAATTTAGTTAAAACAAAAAATATATTGAAAAATTCTTCTAGCAGTGGTTTTACACTACTAGAAATATTGGTGATTGTCATACTACTGGGGATATTAAGTGCGATCGCTATTCCTAATTGGCTAGCTTTTGTAGATATTCAGCGTCTCAATACTGCCCAGGATAAAATTTATGTGGCTATGCGTCAAGCTCAAACTCAAGCTATCAAAGAAAAATTAAATTGGCAAGTTAGTTTTCGTGAACAAAATAACACACTTCAATGGTCAGTTCATCGAGCCACGGTTAATGCTTCTAGTAGTGATTGGAATAATTTAGACTCAAATATCCGCTTGGATAGTGAAACGACTTTGCGTTTATCAAACGGTATCAGCAAAGTTCAATTTAATTACAAAGGTCATCCCCAAGAGTTAAGACGCATCACACTATATAGTACTTATGGTGGTAAAACTAAACGCTGCGTTTATATTTCTACGCTTATAGGCGCAATACGACGAGGAAGGGAGCAAACTCGACCTAAAGACGGGGACTATTGCTATTAA
- a CDS encoding PilW family protein, with amino-acid sequence MTAGFTLIELLVALLIASLIISALLSLVVDLLQVDRREASRTETQREMQMALNYITSELREAVYVYDGNCFQKTGQGNITTTSGVTTVDPNYCPGWENHLPIDSFTNQTPVLAFWKPETIIDGNIPDLSTCTGTTAQECKDLRVKRRVYTLVVYLQSTDKSDNKWQGKSRITRYALSKYKNLPTELEQSAGYVDPSLEDGTSFQTWPRNSKGDNLQKGTTAQRLSDMALNAPDVLVDFVDDPDATDVKVPECDTSKNYIRSPKTTINTTTATTSFNSFFACVRTVVPTTTSVIVPSGINQDVVLYLRGNANGRPGVSNDGFRPVLQTQVLVRGVVNKIPE; translated from the coding sequence GTGACAGCGGGATTCACTCTCATCGAACTTTTAGTAGCGCTATTAATTGCTTCTTTAATTATTTCGGCTTTGTTGTCGTTGGTTGTGGATTTATTGCAAGTTGACCGCAGAGAAGCATCTCGCACTGAAACTCAGCGGGAAATGCAAATGGCTTTAAATTATATAACTTCAGAATTGCGGGAAGCAGTTTATGTTTATGATGGCAATTGTTTTCAAAAAACAGGCCAAGGAAATATCACAACTACATCCGGTGTCACAACTGTAGACCCAAATTATTGTCCTGGTTGGGAAAACCACTTACCAATCGATTCATTTACTAATCAAACACCTGTGCTGGCTTTTTGGAAACCAGAAACTATTATTGATGGGAACATACCTGATCTTTCTACTTGTACAGGTACCACAGCACAAGAGTGTAAAGACCTGCGAGTTAAGCGTCGCGTCTACACATTAGTAGTTTATTTACAATCAACTGATAAGTCTGATAATAAGTGGCAAGGAAAATCTAGAATTACTAGATATGCTTTAAGTAAATACAAAAATCTTCCTACTGAACTGGAGCAATCTGCAGGATATGTTGACCCATCTTTGGAAGATGGTACTAGTTTTCAAACATGGCCCAGAAATAGCAAAGGTGATAACTTGCAAAAAGGGACTACAGCGCAACGATTATCAGATATGGCGCTTAATGCACCAGATGTTTTAGTCGATTTTGTCGATGATCCTGATGCAACTGATGTTAAGGTTCCGGAGTGTGACACCAGCAAAAATTATATACGCAGCCCGAAAACAACAATTAACACCACAACTGCGACAACTAGCTTTAATAGCTTTTTTGCTTGTGTGAGAACTGTTGTACCGACTACAACATCGGTAATTGTTCCCAGTGGGATTAACCAAGATGTAGTTCTTTATCTCAGGGGAAATGCTAATGGTAGACCTGGAGTTAGCAATGACGGTTTTCGTCCAGTTTTACAAACGCAAGTACTTGTCCGTGGCGTAGTTAATAAAATTCCTGAATAA
- a CDS encoding nuclease A inhibitor family protein — protein MTNTNSEIINQLEQAADDLLFMSESEYPFEVFLWEGVAQLTPEKVVEKTNHPPDTATEVVGVDDFFRIATQEEDWYGSEEKETVQKFRNLVQVIKANLQNPQVYRLSETEIDVYILGTTPSSDLAGLSTKVVET, from the coding sequence ATGACTAATACCAATTCTGAAATTATCAACCAACTGGAACAAGCGGCTGATGATTTGTTGTTCATGAGCGAATCTGAATATCCTTTTGAGGTGTTTCTTTGGGAAGGTGTCGCCCAACTCACACCAGAGAAAGTTGTAGAAAAAACTAATCATCCTCCAGATACCGCTACTGAAGTAGTAGGAGTTGATGATTTTTTTAGAATAGCTACACAAGAAGAAGATTGGTATGGTTCCGAGGAAAAAGAAACTGTACAAAAATTCCGAAATCTTGTGCAAGTAATCAAAGCCAATTTGCAGAACCCGCAAGTATATCGCCTTAGCGAAACTGAGATTGATGTTTATATTTTAGGCACCACACCATCATCTGATTTAGCTGGGCTTTCCACTAAGGTTGTAGAAACTTGA
- a CDS encoding prepilin-type N-terminal cleavage/methylation domain-containing protein, giving the protein MSNQSSLLKIYFQLQKLVAKTNSTQGFTIIESLMAIVVITILLVAITPPIFLAVATRVQNQKAEQAMQLAQRQVDEVRVLIEKGNYTNDNLTTILPDGGTGAADAVAAPTSSFTCSPLTSASACEFDVNNDGRTDFFIQKFRTKSATQGGVVVAFNMGVRVYSALANGQSGLETTQASLKFTTEQGSQRKYPLAVIYTPIVRSDIKDSLNKYREFLNPSPSPSSSPSPSP; this is encoded by the coding sequence GTGTCAAATCAATCAAGCTTGTTAAAAATTTATTTTCAACTACAAAAGCTAGTTGCTAAAACCAACTCAACGCAGGGGTTCACCATCATTGAATCGCTGATGGCCATAGTGGTAATTACTATCCTCTTAGTAGCAATTACACCACCAATTTTTTTAGCAGTAGCTACTCGTGTTCAAAATCAAAAAGCTGAACAGGCCATGCAATTAGCACAACGTCAAGTTGATGAAGTGCGAGTATTAATTGAAAAGGGAAACTACACCAATGATAATTTGACAACGATTTTACCTGATGGAGGAACAGGTGCGGCTGATGCAGTTGCTGCGCCTACATCATCATTTACCTGTAGTCCGCTCACCAGTGCTAGCGCTTGTGAGTTTGATGTTAATAACGATGGGAGAACAGATTTTTTTATTCAAAAGTTTCGCACTAAATCAGCTACTCAAGGAGGCGTAGTAGTTGCTTTTAATATGGGTGTAAGAGTGTATTCAGCGCTAGCTAATGGACAATCTGGGTTAGAAACAACTCAAGCTTCTCTTAAATTCACCACAGAGCAAGGAAGTCAGCGCAAGTATCCTTTAGCAGTGATTTACACTCCCATAGTCCGCAGCGATATCAAAGATTCTTTGAATAAATACAGGGAATTTTTGAATCCTTCTCCTTCTCCTTCTTCTTCTCCTTCTCCTTCTCCTTAG
- a CDS encoding GspH/FimT family pseudopilin, whose product MKMLLLLKKSEAGYTLLEMLVVVLMIGVLSVIAVPGWLGFVNQQRLNTAQNKTLTSLRDAQIKAQKEKLRWQACFWDNGTQVFSSVQRVPANNNCQVTNGEPLIEKSQNIKILNSSMVQAPINSGYYRIRFNHDGSVVTGEKGKITFAPRNASAPKACVIVETLLGSIRSVKDAKCD is encoded by the coding sequence ATGAAGATGTTATTACTGTTGAAAAAATCAGAGGCTGGTTACACTTTATTAGAAATGCTTGTTGTTGTGCTGATGATTGGTGTTTTGTCAGTCATCGCTGTACCCGGTTGGCTGGGATTTGTGAATCAACAGCGATTAAATACTGCACAAAATAAAACTTTGACATCATTGCGAGATGCTCAAATCAAAGCCCAAAAAGAAAAATTGCGTTGGCAAGCTTGTTTTTGGGATAATGGTACTCAAGTTTTTTCATCTGTGCAACGTGTCCCTGCAAATAACAATTGTCAGGTGACTAATGGTGAACCTTTGATTGAAAAATCTCAGAATATAAAAATACTTAATTCTTCGATGGTTCAAGCTCCTATTAATAGTGGTTACTATCGAATTCGGTTCAATCATGATGGTTCTGTAGTAACTGGAGAAAAGGGTAAAATTACTTTTGCACCTCGCAATGCTAGTGCTCCCAAAGCTTGTGTGATTGTGGAAACTTTGCTAGGTTCAATACGCTCTGTTAAAGATGCTAAATGTGATTAA